In one Candidatus Nitronereus thalassa genomic region, the following are encoded:
- a CDS encoding SDR family oxidoreductase: MKRIAITGANGFIGKPLADFLERNGYSVTRIIRKTDSVPANNNKKTIAIGDLTKVSDWAPILEGIDTLIHLAAKVHVKQDRHHNPLSAFRRVNTDVTVNLAHHASKAGIKRFIYLSSIKVNGEFTMPGHPFSEDNTPAPQDAYAISKFEAENGLRELATLGTMEVVIILPPLVYGPKVKGNFLRMMEWLNKGRPLPLGAIHNKRSLLGLDNLLDFIKICTEHPHAANETFVVSDGVDLSTTELLEQIGDSLGKPARLFAVPRGLLKIGFRLMGKGSLIPRLLGSLQINMGKAKMLLGWKPPYDINEGLKKTAKDFLQSKED; encoded by the coding sequence ATGAAACGAATTGCCATTACAGGTGCTAACGGCTTTATCGGGAAACCACTTGCAGATTTTTTGGAACGCAATGGATATTCCGTGACCCGAATCATCCGCAAGACTGATTCCGTCCCAGCCAATAACAACAAAAAGACCATTGCTATTGGTGATCTTACAAAAGTTAGTGACTGGGCTCCCATTCTGGAAGGGATAGATACCCTAATTCATCTCGCTGCCAAGGTCCATGTCAAACAAGACCGGCATCACAATCCCCTTTCTGCATTTCGAAGGGTTAATACTGATGTCACTGTGAACCTGGCACACCACGCATCCAAAGCGGGGATCAAACGTTTCATTTACTTAAGCTCAATCAAAGTGAATGGCGAATTCACCATGCCCGGTCACCCCTTTTCTGAAGATAACACTCCTGCGCCACAAGATGCCTATGCCATATCCAAATTTGAAGCTGAAAACGGACTGCGCGAATTGGCGACCCTAGGCACGATGGAGGTGGTTATAATTCTCCCCCCCCTTGTCTACGGTCCCAAAGTTAAAGGGAATTTCCTCCGTATGATGGAGTGGCTGAACAAAGGCAGACCCTTACCTCTTGGTGCAATTCACAACAAACGCAGTCTTCTAGGATTGGATAATTTATTAGATTTCATTAAGATTTGCACAGAACATCCCCATGCGGCGAACGAAACCTTTGTGGTTTCAGATGGCGTAGACCTTTCCACTACAGAATTATTGGAGCAAATCGGCGATTCTCTTGGAAAACCTGCGCGATTATTTGCGGTCCCACGGGGATTATTAAAAATTGGGTTTCGGCTAATGGGAAAAGGTAGTTTAATCCCACGTTTGCTTGGTTCGCTTCAGATAAATATGGGGAAGGCCAAAATGTTGCTTGGCTGGAAACCACCATATGATATTAATGAGGGTTTAAAGAAAACCGCAAAAGACTTCCTACAGTCAAAGGAGGATTAA
- a CDS encoding UDP-N-acetylglucosamine 4,6-dehydratase family protein gives MKTALDELYPLLNNKRILVTGAGGSIGSELCRQISWYQPSLLLLFERHENSLYSLELELRGKFPNLNLVAIVGDTTVRDCVGEVFSHHSPELVFHAAAHKHVPLMESNAIEAVRNNVFGTKVLGEMALAHEVEQFVLISTDKAINPTNVMGATKWVAECLIQGFNKKPGPRFDAVRFGNVLGSNGSVVPLFAEQIKKGGPVTVTHPEIKRYFMTIPEAVQLCLQASSLGKGGEIFVLDMGEQISIADLARNMIRLSGFVPNQDIKITFSGLRLGEKLFEELVGKNETLAPTVHPKIQKIQTDPAKKHETLADHIKNLEELVADGNSEKLLEKLKDIVPGYTPTPPFFHCMPSEIS, from the coding sequence GTGAAGACCGCCCTAGATGAACTATATCCTTTACTCAATAATAAACGGATTCTAGTTACCGGTGCTGGAGGATCCATAGGGTCTGAGCTTTGCCGGCAAATTTCATGGTATCAACCATCGTTGCTTCTTCTTTTTGAACGACATGAAAACAGCCTATACTCTTTGGAATTAGAGCTGCGTGGAAAATTTCCCAACCTAAATTTAGTTGCCATTGTCGGAGACACCACCGTAAGGGACTGCGTTGGGGAAGTTTTCTCTCACCATTCACCGGAATTGGTTTTTCATGCTGCAGCTCATAAACATGTCCCACTAATGGAGAGTAATGCCATTGAAGCTGTTCGTAATAACGTCTTTGGCACGAAAGTTTTGGGCGAGATGGCTTTGGCTCATGAAGTTGAACAGTTTGTTCTCATTTCTACTGATAAAGCCATCAATCCTACCAATGTTATGGGGGCTACAAAATGGGTCGCTGAATGCTTGATTCAGGGATTTAACAAAAAGCCAGGACCCAGGTTTGATGCTGTTCGATTTGGCAATGTTCTTGGGAGTAATGGAAGTGTAGTTCCGCTTTTCGCCGAGCAGATTAAGAAAGGAGGCCCAGTCACGGTTACCCACCCTGAAATAAAACGATACTTTATGACAATTCCGGAAGCCGTTCAATTATGCTTGCAAGCAAGTTCTCTAGGAAAGGGGGGAGAAATATTTGTTTTAGATATGGGCGAACAAATTTCCATTGCGGATTTGGCAAGAAATATGATCAGGCTTTCTGGCTTCGTTCCCAATCAAGACATTAAAATTACCTTTTCCGGGCTTCGCCTTGGTGAAAAACTTTTTGAAGAGTTAGTTGGGAAAAATGAAACACTAGCACCTACTGTCCATCCAAAAATTCAAAAAATCCAGACAGATCCCGCAAAGAAACATGAAACACTTGCCGATCATATAAAAAACTTGGAGGAACTGGTTGCCGATGGAAATTCCGAAAAACTCCTTGAAAAACTTAAGGACATTGTTCCTGGATACACGCCTACCCCTCCATTCTTTCATTGCATGCCAAGTGAAATTTCTTGA
- a CDS encoding nucleotidyltransferase family protein codes for MAGGLGTRLQSVLVGKPKVLAEVKGRPFLSYLLDEIHDADYRRVVLCVGYKAQQVRQKFGENYKSLELNYSQESSPLGTGGALRLASSLVNSKRVLVLNGDSFCQVNLCAFEKWHVAKKSQVSIVLTHVPNVKRFGRVQISKDEMVLAFEEKTNESTPGLINAGVYLVNKSLITTIPEHKPISLEKDIFPKWIQRGICGYEAGGKFIDIGTPESFVSAEEFFGNCSSENKGKL; via the coding sequence TTGGCCGGTGGTCTTGGTACACGCCTTCAGTCGGTTCTTGTGGGTAAGCCAAAAGTACTTGCTGAGGTTAAGGGACGTCCTTTTCTTTCTTATTTACTCGACGAAATCCATGATGCTGATTACAGGCGGGTTGTGTTATGTGTAGGATATAAGGCCCAGCAAGTTCGTCAAAAATTTGGAGAAAATTACAAATCGCTTGAATTGAACTATTCGCAAGAATCCTCTCCTCTCGGGACTGGTGGTGCCTTAAGACTTGCATCCTCCCTTGTGAATTCCAAAAGAGTTTTAGTGCTGAATGGAGACTCTTTTTGCCAAGTCAATTTGTGTGCGTTTGAAAAGTGGCATGTGGCTAAAAAATCTCAAGTTTCGATAGTTTTGACACATGTGCCGAATGTAAAGAGGTTTGGTCGAGTTCAAATCTCGAAGGATGAGATGGTTTTGGCTTTTGAGGAAAAAACGAATGAGTCCACGCCTGGGTTGATTAATGCTGGGGTTTATCTGGTGAATAAATCTTTGATAACGACTATCCCTGAACACAAGCCAATTTCCCTTGAAAAAGATATATTTCCAAAATGGATTCAAAGGGGAATATGTGGATATGAAGCAGGAGGGAAATTTATCGACATTGGGACTCCTGAAAGTTTTGTTAGTGCGGAAGAATTTTTTGGAAATTGTTCTTCTGAAAATAAAGGGAAGTTGTGA
- a CDS encoding NAD(P)-dependent oxidoreductase, with protein sequence MKVLVTGGAGYLGSVLCEHLLKAEYEVTVIDNLLYQQHSLFHLCANPKFEFVCGDARNKELMRSNIKDTDVIIPLAAIVGAPACDRDPCLAKSVNLEAIQLLLKMRSPTQLIIFPTTNSGYGTQSGESFCTEDTPLEPISLYGKTKVQAEQELLNAPNVVTLRLATVFGMSARMRLDLLVNNFVYQAFISGYLVIFEKDFKRNFIHIRDVAECMVHCMKNSSQMVGRPYNAGLDSANISKEELAKLIQAHIPNFYVHYASIGSDPDKRNYIVSNQRLREAGFQAHRSLDEGILELLKGFRMMGRLHLGNV encoded by the coding sequence ATGAAAGTGCTTGTGACTGGTGGGGCGGGTTATTTGGGTTCAGTGTTATGTGAGCATTTGTTGAAGGCAGAGTATGAGGTAACTGTTATCGATAATTTGTTGTACCAGCAACATAGCCTGTTTCATTTGTGCGCCAATCCAAAGTTTGAATTTGTTTGTGGTGATGCACGTAATAAGGAATTGATGCGCTCAAATATAAAAGATACCGATGTCATAATCCCCCTGGCTGCCATAGTCGGGGCCCCTGCCTGTGATCGGGATCCATGTTTAGCAAAATCTGTGAATTTGGAGGCCATACAACTCTTATTAAAAATGCGTAGCCCAACCCAGTTGATTATTTTCCCGACCACGAATAGCGGTTATGGAACCCAATCTGGTGAATCTTTTTGTACGGAGGATACTCCCTTAGAACCCATATCACTGTATGGCAAAACCAAAGTCCAAGCTGAACAAGAGTTGCTCAATGCACCTAATGTCGTGACATTGCGATTGGCGACCGTATTTGGCATGTCCGCAAGGATGCGGCTTGATCTCCTAGTCAACAATTTTGTCTATCAGGCTTTTATCTCTGGCTATCTTGTTATTTTTGAAAAAGATTTTAAACGTAACTTTATTCATATTAGGGATGTTGCTGAGTGTATGGTGCATTGTATGAAGAATTCTTCTCAAATGGTGGGGCGGCCCTATAATGCAGGTTTGGATTCGGCGAATATATCTAAAGAGGAGTTGGCAAAGCTCATTCAAGCACATATTCCCAATTTCTATGTTCATTATGCATCCATAGGGAGCGATCCTGATAAACGAAATTATATTGTGTCAAATCAGAGATTGCGTGAAGCAGGATTTCAGGCCCATCGTTCCCTAGACGAAGGTATTCTAGAGTTACTAAAAGGTTTTCGAATGATGGGGCGGTTGCACTTAGGCAATGTCTAG
- a CDS encoding winged helix-turn-helix transcriptional regulator has product MQCQRELYVLQEIEKNPVITQRSLASKLGVALGLTNLYIKRLAHKGYIKITTVPRGRIKYLITPKGIAEKSRLTCEYIQCSLTYFRDVRQRFDRVLMQLKQLSVHRIMIYGVGELAELAYLSLQGTNFTFLGFISENQEKTFLSCPCHTIDSLKILHFDAVLICHIVDVEGTRALFRTMGIPHQKVFSVV; this is encoded by the coding sequence ATGCAGTGTCAACGGGAACTGTATGTGCTTCAAGAGATTGAAAAAAATCCAGTTATTACGCAACGATCGCTAGCTTCGAAACTAGGGGTGGCCCTTGGCTTAACCAATCTCTATATCAAACGGTTGGCGCACAAAGGATATATAAAAATAACGACGGTTCCTAGGGGTAGAATCAAGTACTTGATTACGCCCAAGGGCATTGCAGAGAAATCAAGACTGACTTGTGAATATATTCAATGTTCCTTAACCTATTTTCGGGATGTACGACAACGTTTTGACAGAGTCCTAATGCAACTCAAGCAGTTGAGTGTTCATCGGATCATGATTTACGGGGTAGGCGAGTTGGCAGAATTAGCCTATCTGTCATTGCAAGGAACTAATTTTACATTCTTGGGATTTATTTCCGAGAACCAAGAGAAGACATTTCTTTCCTGTCCATGTCACACTATAGATTCTTTAAAAATTTTGCATTTTGATGCCGTTCTCATATGCCATATTGTAGATGTTGAGGGAACGAGGGCTCTCTTCCGGACTATGGGCATTCCTCACCAGAAAGTTTTTTCGGTCGTCTGA